Proteins from one Escherichia coli genomic window:
- the rpoB gene encoding DNA-directed RNA polymerase subunit beta, with the protein MVYSYTEKKRIRKDFGKRPQVLDVPYLLSIQLDSFQKFIEQDPEGQYGLEAAFRSVFPIQSYSGNSELQYVSYRLGEPVFDVQECQIRGVTYSAPLRVKLRLVIYEREAPEGTVKDIKEQEVYMGEIPLMTDNGTFVINGTERVIVSQLHRSPGVFFDSDKGKTHSSGKVLYNARIIPYRGSWLDFEFDPKDNLFVRIDRRRKLPATIILRALNYTTEQILDLFFEKVIFEIRDNKLQMELVPERLRGETASFDIEANGKVYVEKGRRITARHIRQLEKDDVKLIEVPVEYIAGKVVAKDYIDESTGELICAANMELSLDLLAKLSQSGHKRIETLFTNDLDHGPYISETLRVDPTNDRLSALVEIYRMMRPGEPPTREAAESLFENLFFSEDRYDLSAVGRMKFNRSLLRDEIEGSGILSKDDIIDVMKKLIDIRNGKGEVDDIDHLGNRRIRSVGEMAENQFRVGLVRVERAVKERLSLGDLDTLMPQDMINAKPISAAVKEFFGSSQLSQFMDQNNPLSEITHKRRISALGPGGLTRERAGFEVRDVHPTHYGRVCPIETPEGPNIGLINSLSVYAQTNEYGFLETPYRKVIDGVVTDEIHYLSAIEEGNYVIAQANSNLDEEGHFVEDLVTCRSKGESSLFSRDQVDYMDVSTQQVVSVGASLIPFLEHDDANRALMGANMQRQAVPTLRADKPLVGTGMERAVAVDSGVTAVAKRGGVVQYVDASRIVIKVNEDEMYPGEAGIDIYNLTKYTRSNQNTCINQMPCVSLGEPVERGDVLADGPSTDLGELALGQNMRVAFMPWNGYNFEDSILVSERVVQEDRFTTIHIQELACVSRDTKLGPEEITADIPNVGEAALSKLDESGIVYIGAEVTGGDILVGKVTPKGETQLTPEEKLLRAIFGEKASDVKDSSLRVPNGVSGTVIDVQVFTRDGVEKDKRALEIEEMQLKQAKKDLSEELQILEAGLFSRIRAVLVAGGVEAEKLDKLPRDRWLELGLTDEEKQNQLEQLAEQYDELKHEFEKKLEAKRRKITQGDDLAPGVLKIVKVYLAVKRRIQPGDKMAGRHGNKGVISKINPIEDMPYDENGTPVDIVLNPLGVPSRMNIGQILETHLGMAAKGIGDKINAMLKQQQEVAKLREFIQRAYDLGADVRQKVDLSTFSDEEVMRLAENLRKGMPIATPVFDGAKEAEIKELLKLGDLPTSGQIRLYDGRTGEQFERPVTVGYMYMLKLNHLVDDKMHARSTGSYSLVTQQPLGGKAQFGGQRFGEMEVWALEAYGAAYTLQEMLTVKSDDVNGRTKMYKNIVDGNHQMEPGMPESFNVLLKEIRSLGINIELEDE; encoded by the coding sequence ATGGTTTACTCCTATACCGAGAAAAAACGTATTCGTAAGGATTTTGGTAAACGTCCACAAGTTCTGGATGTACCTTATCTCCTTTCTATCCAGCTTGACTCGTTTCAGAAATTTATCGAGCAAGATCCTGAAGGGCAGTATGGTCTGGAAGCTGCTTTCCGTTCCGTATTCCCGATTCAGAGCTACAGCGGTAATTCCGAGCTGCAATACGTCAGCTACCGCCTTGGCGAACCGGTGTTTGACGTCCAGGAATGTCAAATCCGTGGCGTGACCTATTCCGCACCGCTGCGCGTTAAACTGCGTCTGGTGATCTATGAGCGCGAAGCGCCGGAAGGCACCGTAAAAGACATTAAAGAACAAGAAGTCTACATGGGCGAAATTCCGCTCATGACGGACAACGGTACCTTTGTTATCAACGGTACTGAGCGTGTTATCGTTTCCCAGCTGCACCGTAGTCCGGGCGTCTTCTTTGACTCCGACAAAGGTAAAACCCACTCTTCGGGTAAAGTGCTGTATAACGCGCGCATCATCCCTTACCGTGGTTCCTGGCTGGACTTCGAATTCGATCCGAAGGACAACCTGTTCGTACGTATCGACCGTCGCCGTAAACTGCCTGCGACCATCATTCTGCGTGCCCTGAACTACACCACAGAGCAGATCCTCGACCTGTTCTTTGAAAAAGTTATCTTTGAAATCCGTGATAACAAGCTGCAGATGGAACTGGTGCCGGAACGCCTGCGTGGTGAAACCGCATCTTTTGACATCGAAGCTAACGGTAAAGTGTACGTAGAAAAAGGCCGCCGCATTACTGCGCGCCACATTCGCCAGCTGGAAAAAGACGACGTCAAACTGATCGAAGTCCCGGTTGAGTACATCGCAGGTAAAGTGGTTGCTAAAGACTACATTGATGAGTCTACTGGTGAGCTGATCTGTGCTGCGAACATGGAGCTGAGCCTGGATCTGCTGGCTAAGCTGAGCCAGTCTGGTCACAAGCGTATCGAAACGCTGTTCACCAACGATCTGGATCACGGCCCGTATATCTCTGAAACCTTACGTGTCGACCCAACTAACGACCGTCTGAGCGCACTGGTAGAAATCTACCGCATGATGCGCCCTGGCGAGCCGCCGACTCGTGAAGCCGCTGAAAGCCTGTTCGAGAACCTGTTCTTCTCCGAAGACCGCTATGACTTGTCTGCGGTTGGTCGTATGAAGTTCAACCGTTCTCTGCTGCGCGACGAAATCGAAGGTTCCGGTATCCTGAGCAAAGACGACATCATTGATGTTATGAAAAAGCTCATCGATATCCGTAACGGTAAAGGCGAAGTCGATGATATCGACCACCTCGGTAACCGTCGTATCCGTTCCGTTGGCGAAATGGCGGAAAACCAGTTCCGCGTTGGCCTGGTACGTGTAGAGCGTGCGGTGAAAGAGCGTTTGTCTCTGGGCGATCTGGATACCCTGATGCCTCAGGATATGATCAACGCCAAACCGATTTCCGCAGCAGTGAAAGAGTTCTTTGGTTCCAGCCAGCTGTCTCAGTTTATGGACCAGAACAACCCGCTGTCTGAGATTACACACAAGCGTCGTATCTCTGCACTCGGCCCAGGCGGTCTGACCCGTGAACGTGCAGGCTTCGAAGTTCGAGACGTACACCCGACTCACTACGGTCGCGTATGTCCAATCGAAACCCCTGAAGGTCCGAACATCGGTCTGATCAACTCCCTGTCCGTGTACGCACAGACTAACGAATATGGCTTCCTTGAGACGCCGTACCGTAAAGTGATCGACGGTGTTGTAACCGACGAAATTCACTATCTGTCTGCTATCGAAGAAGGCAACTACGTTATCGCCCAGGCGAACTCCAACCTGGATGAAGAAGGCCACTTCGTAGAAGACCTGGTAACTTGCCGTAGCAAAGGCGAATCCAGCTTGTTCAGCCGCGACCAGGTTGACTACATGGACGTATCCACCCAGCAGGTGGTATCCGTCGGTGCGTCCCTGATCCCGTTCCTTGAACACGATGACGCCAACCGTGCATTGATGGGTGCGAACATGCAACGTCAGGCCGTTCCGACTCTGCGTGCTGATAAGCCGCTGGTTGGTACGGGTATGGAACGTGCTGTTGCCGTTGACTCCGGTGTAACTGCGGTTGCTAAACGTGGTGGTGTCGTTCAGTACGTGGATGCTTCCCGTATCGTTATCAAAGTTAACGAAGACGAGATGTATCCGGGCGAAGCGGGTATCGACATCTACAACCTGACCAAATACACCCGTTCTAACCAGAACACCTGTATCAACCAGATGCCGTGTGTGTCTCTGGGTGAACCGGTAGAGCGCGGCGACGTGCTGGCAGACGGTCCGTCCACCGATCTCGGTGAACTGGCGCTCGGTCAGAACATGCGCGTAGCGTTCATGCCGTGGAATGGTTACAACTTCGAAGACTCCATCCTCGTATCCGAGCGTGTTGTTCAGGAAGACCGTTTCACCACCATCCACATTCAGGAACTGGCATGTGTGTCCCGTGACACCAAGCTGGGGCCAGAAGAGATCACTGCTGACATCCCGAACGTAGGTGAAGCTGCGCTCTCCAAACTGGATGAATCCGGTATCGTTTACATTGGTGCGGAAGTAACCGGTGGCGACATTCTGGTTGGTAAGGTAACGCCGAAAGGTGAAACTCAGCTGACCCCAGAAGAAAAACTGCTGCGTGCGATCTTCGGTGAGAAAGCGTCTGACGTTAAAGACTCTTCTCTGCGCGTACCAAACGGTGTATCCGGTACGGTTATCGACGTTCAGGTCTTTACTCGCGATGGCGTAGAAAAAGACAAACGTGCGCTGGAAATCGAAGAAATGCAGCTCAAACAGGCGAAGAAAGACCTGTCTGAAGAACTGCAGATCCTCGAAGCGGGTCTGTTCAGCCGTATCCGTGCTGTGCTGGTAGCCGGTGGCGTTGAAGCTGAGAAGCTCGACAAACTGCCGCGCGATCGCTGGCTGGAGCTGGGCCTGACCGACGAAGAGAAACAAAATCAGCTGGAACAGCTGGCTGAGCAGTATGACGAACTGAAACACGAGTTCGAGAAGAAACTCGAAGCGAAACGCCGCAAAATCACCCAGGGCGACGATCTGGCACCGGGCGTGCTGAAGATTGTTAAGGTATATCTGGCGGTTAAACGCCGTATCCAGCCTGGTGACAAGATGGCAGGTCGTCACGGTAACAAGGGTGTAATTTCTAAGATCAACCCGATAGAAGATATGCCTTACGATGAAAACGGTACGCCGGTAGACATCGTACTGAACCCGCTGGGCGTACCGTCTCGTATGAACATCGGTCAGATCCTCGAAACCCACCTGGGTATGGCTGCGAAAGGTATCGGCGACAAGATCAACGCCATGCTGAAACAGCAGCAAGAAGTCGCGAAACTGCGCGAATTCATCCAGCGTGCGTACGATCTGGGCGCTGACGTTCGTCAGAAAGTTGACCTAAGTACCTTCAGCGATGAAGAAGTTATGCGTCTGGCTGAAAACCTGCGCAAAGGTATGCCAATCGCAACGCCGGTCTTCGACGGTGCGAAAGAAGCAGAAATTAAAGAACTGCTGAAACTTGGCGACCTGCCGACTTCTGGTCAGATCCGCCTGTACGACGGTCGCACTGGTGAACAGTTCGAACGTCCGGTAACCGTGGGTTACATGTACATGCTGAAACTGAACCACCTGGTCGACGACAAGATGCACGCGCGTTCCACCGGTTCTTACAGCCTGGTTACTCAGCAGCCGCTGGGTGGTAAGGCACAGTTCGGTGGTCAGCGTTTCGGGGAGATGGAAGTGTGGGCGCTGGAAGCATACGGCGCAGCGTACACCCTGCAGGAAATGCTCACCGTTAAGTCTGATGACGTGAACGGTCGTACCAAGATGTATAAAAACATCGTGGACGGCAACCATCAGATGGAGCCGGGCATGCCAGAATCCTTCAACGTATTGTTGAAAGAGATTCGTTCGCTGGGTATCAACATCGAACTGGAAGACGAGTAA
- the rplL gene encoding 50S ribosomal protein L7/L12: MSITKDQIIEAVAAMSVMDVVELISAMEEKFGVSAAAAVAVAAGPVEAAEEKTEFDVILKAAGANKVAVIKAVRGATGLGLKEAKDLVESAPAALKEGVSKDDAEALKKALEEAGAEVEVK; this comes from the coding sequence ATGTCTATCACTAAAGATCAAATCATTGAAGCAGTTGCAGCTATGTCTGTAATGGACGTTGTAGAACTGATCTCTGCAATGGAAGAAAAATTCGGTGTTTCCGCTGCTGCTGCTGTAGCTGTAGCTGCTGGCCCGGTTGAAGCTGCTGAAGAAAAAACTGAATTCGACGTAATTCTGAAAGCTGCTGGCGCTAACAAAGTTGCTGTTATCAAAGCAGTACGTGGCGCAACTGGCCTGGGTCTGAAAGAAGCTAAAGACCTGGTAGAATCTGCACCGGCTGCTCTGAAAGAAGGCGTGAGCAAAGACGACGCAGAAGCACTGAAAAAAGCTCTGGAAGAAGCTGGCGCTGAAGTTGAAGTTAAATAA
- the rplJ gene encoding 50S ribosomal protein L10, translated as MALNLQDKQAIVAEVSEVAKGALSAVVADSRGVTVDKMTELRKAGREAGVYMRVVRNTLLRRAVEGTPFECLKDAFVGPTLIAYSMEHPGAAARLFKEFAKANAKFEVKAAAFEGELIPASQIDRLATLPTYEEAIARLMATMKEASAGKLVRTLAAVRDAKEAA; from the coding sequence ATGGCTTTAAATCTTCAAGACAAACAAGCGATTGTTGCTGAAGTCAGCGAAGTAGCCAAAGGCGCGCTGTCTGCAGTAGTTGCGGATTCCCGTGGCGTAACTGTAGATAAAATGACTGAACTGCGTAAAGCAGGTCGCGAAGCTGGCGTATACATGCGTGTTGTTCGTAACACCCTGCTGCGCCGTGCTGTTGAAGGTACTCCGTTCGAGTGCCTGAAAGACGCGTTTGTTGGTCCGACCCTGATTGCATACTCTATGGAACATCCGGGCGCTGCTGCTCGTCTGTTCAAAGAGTTCGCGAAAGCGAATGCAAAATTTGAGGTCAAAGCCGCTGCCTTTGAAGGTGAGCTGATCCCGGCGTCTCAGATCGACCGCCTGGCAACTCTGCCGACCTACGAAGAAGCAATTGCACGCCTGATGGCAACCATGAAAGAAGCTTCGGCTGGCAAACTGGTTCGTACTCTGGCTGCTGTACGCGATGCGAAAGAAGCTGCTTAA
- the rplA gene encoding 50S ribosomal protein L1 — MAKLTKRMRVIREKVDATKQYDINEAIALLKELATAKFVESVDVAVNLGIDARKSDQNVRGATVLPHGTGRSVRVAVFTQGANAEAAKAAGAELVGMEDLADQIKKGEMNFDVVIASPDAMRVVGQLGQVLGPRGLMPNPKVGTVTPNVAEAVKNAKAGQIRYRNDKNGIIHTTIGKVDFDADKLKENLEALLVALKKAKPTQAKGVYIKKVSISTTMGAGVAVDQAGLSASVN; from the coding sequence ATGGCTAAACTGACCAAGCGCATGCGTGTTATCCGCGAGAAAGTTGATGCAACCAAACAGTACGACATCAACGAAGCTATCGCTCTGCTGAAAGAGCTGGCGACTGCTAAATTCGTAGAAAGCGTGGACGTGGCTGTTAACCTCGGCATCGACGCTCGTAAATCTGACCAGAACGTACGTGGTGCAACTGTACTGCCGCACGGTACTGGCCGTTCCGTTCGCGTAGCCGTATTTACCCAGGGTGCAAACGCTGAAGCTGCTAAAGCTGCAGGCGCTGAACTGGTAGGTATGGAAGATCTGGCTGACCAGATCAAGAAAGGCGAAATGAACTTTGACGTTGTTATTGCTTCTCCGGATGCAATGCGCGTTGTTGGCCAGCTGGGCCAGGTTCTGGGTCCGCGCGGCCTGATGCCAAACCCGAAAGTGGGTACTGTAACGCCGAACGTTGCTGAAGCGGTTAAAAACGCTAAAGCTGGCCAGATTCGTTACCGTAACGACAAAAACGGCATCATCCACACCACCATCGGTAAAGTGGACTTTGACGCTGACAAACTGAAAGAAAACCTGGAAGCTCTGCTGGTTGCGCTGAAAAAAGCAAAACCGACTCAGGCTAAAGGCGTGTACATCAAGAAAGTTAGCATCTCCACCACCATGGGTGCAGGTGTTGCAGTTGACCAGGCTGGCCTGAGCGCTTCTGTAAACTAA
- the rplK gene encoding 50S ribosomal protein L11, with the protein MAKKVQAYVKLQVAAGMANPSPPVGPALGQQGVNIMEFCKAFNAKTDSIEKGLPIPVVITVYADRSFTFVTKTPPAAVLLKKAAGIKSGSGKPNKDKVGKISRAQLQEIAQTKAADMTGADIEAMTRSIEGTARSMGLVVED; encoded by the coding sequence ATGGCTAAGAAAGTACAAGCCTATGTCAAGCTGCAGGTTGCAGCTGGTATGGCTAACCCGAGTCCGCCAGTAGGTCCGGCTCTGGGTCAGCAGGGCGTAAACATCATGGAATTCTGCAAAGCGTTCAACGCAAAAACTGATTCCATCGAAAAAGGTCTGCCGATTCCGGTAGTAATCACCGTTTACGCTGACCGTTCTTTCACTTTCGTTACCAAGACTCCGCCGGCAGCAGTTCTGCTGAAAAAAGCGGCTGGTATCAAGTCTGGTTCCGGTAAGCCGAACAAAGACAAAGTGGGTAAAATTTCCCGCGCTCAGCTGCAGGAAATCGCGCAGACCAAAGCTGCCGACATGACTGGTGCCGACATTGAAGCGATGACTCGCTCCATCGAAGGTACTGCACGTTCCATGGGCCTGGTAGTGGAGGACTAA
- the nusG gene encoding transcription termination/antitermination protein NusG, giving the protein MSEAPKKRWYVVQAFSGFEGRVATSLREHIKLHNMEDLFGEVMVPTEEVVEIRGGQRRKSERKFFPGYVLVQMVMNDASWHLVRSVPRVMGFIGGTSDRPAPISDKEVDAIMNRLQQVGDKPRPKTLFEPGEMVRVNDGPFADFNGVVEEVDYEKSRLKVSVSIFGRATPVELDFSQVEKA; this is encoded by the coding sequence ATGTCTGAAGCTCCTAAAAAGCGCTGGTACGTCGTTCAGGCGTTTTCCGGTTTTGAAGGCCGCGTAGCAACGTCGCTACGTGAGCATATCAAATTACATAACATGGAAGATTTGTTTGGTGAAGTCATGGTACCAACCGAAGAAGTGGTTGAAATCCGTGGCGGACAGCGTCGCAAAAGTGAACGCAAATTCTTCCCTGGCTACGTCCTCGTTCAGATGGTGATGAACGACGCGAGCTGGCACCTGGTGCGCAGCGTACCGCGTGTGATGGGCTTCATCGGCGGTACTTCCGATCGTCCTGCGCCAATCAGCGATAAAGAAGTGGATGCGATTATGAATCGCCTGCAGCAGGTTGGCGATAAGCCGCGTCCGAAAACGCTGTTTGAACCGGGTGAAATGGTTCGTGTTAATGATGGTCCGTTCGCTGACTTCAACGGTGTTGTTGAAGAAGTTGATTACGAGAAATCTCGTCTGAAAGTGTCTGTTTCTATCTTCGGTCGTGCGACCCCGGTAGAGCTGGACTTCAGCCAGGTTGAAAAAGCCTAA
- the secE gene encoding preprotein translocase subunit SecE yields the protein MSANTEAQGSGRGLEAMKWVVVVALLLVAIVGNYLYRDIMLPLRALAVVILIAAAGGVALLTTKGKATVAFAREARTEVRKVIWPTRQETLHTTLIVAAVTAVMSLILWGLDGILVRLVSFITGLRF from the coding sequence ATGAGTGCGAATACCGAAGCTCAAGGAAGCGGGCGCGGCCTGGAAGCGATGAAGTGGGTCGTTGTGGTGGCATTGCTCCTGGTAGCAATTGTCGGCAACTACCTTTATCGCGACATTATGCTGCCGCTGCGTGCGCTGGCCGTAGTAATTCTGATTGCTGCAGCGGGTGGTGTCGCGCTGTTAACGACAAAAGGAAAAGCAACCGTTGCTTTTGCCCGTGAAGCGCGTACCGAAGTCCGTAAGGTCATTTGGCCGACTCGCCAGGAAACATTGCACACCACGCTGATTGTGGCTGCGGTTACCGCAGTAATGTCACTGATCCTGTGGGGACTGGATGGTATTCTGGTTCGCCTGGTATCCTTTATCACTGGCCTGAGGTTCTGA
- the tuf gene encoding elongation factor Tu has translation MSKEKFERTKPHVNVGTIGHVDHGKTTLTAAITTVLAKTYGGAARAFDQIDNAPEEKARGITINTSHVEYDTPTRHYAHVDCPGHADYVKNMITGAAQMDGAILVVAATDGPMPQTREHILLGRQVGVPYIIVFLNKCDMVDDEELLELVEMEVRELLSQYDFPGDDTPIVRGSALKALEGDAEWEAKILELAGFLDSYIPEPERAIDKPFLLPIEDVFSISGRGTVVTGRVERGIIKVGEEVEIVGIKETQKSTCTGVEMFRKLLDEGRAGENVGVLLRGIKREEIERGQVLAKPGTIKPHTKFESEVYILSKDEGGRHTPFFKGYRPQFYFRTTDVTGTIELPEGVEMVMPGDNIKMVVTLIHPIAMDDGLRFAIREGGRTVGAGVVAKVLS, from the coding sequence ATGTCTAAAGAAAAGTTTGAACGTACAAAACCGCACGTTAACGTCGGTACTATCGGCCACGTTGACCATGGTAAAACAACGCTGACCGCTGCAATCACTACCGTACTGGCTAAAACCTACGGCGGTGCTGCTCGCGCATTCGACCAGATCGATAACGCGCCGGAAGAAAAAGCTCGTGGTATCACCATCAACACTTCTCACGTTGAATATGACACCCCGACCCGTCACTACGCACACGTAGACTGCCCGGGGCACGCCGACTATGTTAAAAATATGATCACCGGTGCTGCTCAGATGGACGGCGCAATCCTGGTAGTTGCTGCGACTGACGGCCCGATGCCGCAGACTCGTGAGCACATCCTGCTGGGTCGTCAGGTAGGCGTTCCGTACATCATCGTGTTCCTGAACAAATGCGACATGGTTGATGACGAAGAGCTGCTGGAACTGGTTGAAATGGAAGTTCGTGAACTTCTGTCTCAGTACGACTTCCCGGGCGACGACACTCCGATCGTTCGTGGTTCTGCTCTGAAAGCGCTGGAAGGCGACGCCGAGTGGGAAGCGAAAATCCTGGAACTGGCTGGCTTCCTGGATTCTTACATTCCGGAACCAGAGCGTGCGATTGACAAGCCGTTCCTGCTGCCGATCGAAGACGTATTCTCCATCTCCGGTCGTGGTACCGTTGTTACCGGTCGTGTAGAACGCGGTATCATCAAAGTTGGTGAAGAAGTTGAAATCGTTGGTATCAAAGAGACTCAGAAGTCTACCTGTACTGGCGTTGAAATGTTCCGCAAACTGCTGGACGAAGGCCGTGCTGGTGAGAACGTAGGTGTTCTGCTGCGTGGTATCAAACGTGAAGAAATCGAACGTGGTCAGGTACTGGCTAAGCCGGGCACCATCAAGCCGCACACCAAGTTCGAATCTGAAGTGTACATTCTGTCCAAAGATGAAGGCGGCCGTCATACTCCGTTCTTCAAAGGCTACCGTCCGCAGTTCTACTTCCGTACTACTGACGTGACTGGTACCATCGAACTGCCGGAAGGCGTAGAGATGGTAATGCCGGGCGACAACATCAAAATGGTTGTTACCCTGATCCACCCGATCGCGATGGACGACGGTCTGCGTTTCGCAATCCGTGAAGGCGGCCGTACCGTTGGCGCGGGCGTTGTAGCAAAAGTTCTGAGCTAA
- the coaA gene encoding type I pantothenate kinase, translating to MSIKEQTLMTPYLQFDRNQWAALRDSVPMTLSEDEIARLKGINEDLSLEEVAEIYLPLSRLLNFYISSNLRRQAVLEQFLGTNGQRIPYIISIAGSVAVGKSTTARVLQALLSRWPEHRRVELITTDGFLHPNQVLKERGLMKKKGFPESYDMHRLVKFVSDLKSGVPNVTAPVYSHLIYDVIPDGDKTVVQPDILILEGLNVLQSGMDYPHDPHHVFVSDFVDFSIYVDAPEDLLQTWYINRFLKFREGAFTDPDSYFHNYAKLTKEEAINTAMTLWKEINWLNLKQNILPTRERASLILTKSANHAVEEVRLRK from the coding sequence ATGAGTATAAAAGAGCAAACGTTAATGACGCCTTACCTACAGTTTGACCGCAACCAGTGGGCAGCTCTGCGTGATTCCGTACCTATGACGTTATCGGAAGATGAGATCGCCCGTCTCAAAGGTATTAATGAAGATCTCTCGTTAGAAGAAGTTGCCGAGATCTATTTACCTCTGTCACGTTTGCTGAACTTCTATATAAGCTCGAATCTGCGCCGTCAGGCAGTTCTGGAACAGTTTCTTGGTACCAACGGGCAACGCATTCCTTACATTATCAGTATCGCAGGTAGCGTCGCGGTGGGGAAAAGTACAACCGCCCGTGTATTGCAGGCACTATTAAGCCGTTGGCCGGAGCATCGTCGTGTTGAACTGATCACGACTGATGGCTTCCTTCACCCTAATCAGGTGCTGAAAGAACGTGGTCTGATGAAGAAGAAAGGCTTCCCGGAATCGTATGATATGCATCGCCTGGTGAAGTTTGTTTCCGATCTCAAATCCGGCGTGCCAAACGTTACGGCACCTGTTTACTCGCATCTTATTTATGATGTGATCCCGGATGGAGATAAAACTGTTGTTCAGCCTGATATTTTAATTCTTGAAGGGTTAAATGTCTTACAGAGCGGGATGGATTATCCACACGATCCACATCATGTTTTTGTTTCTGATTTTGTCGATTTTTCGATATATGTTGATGCACCGGAAGACTTACTTCAGACGTGGTATATCAACCGTTTCCTGAAATTCCGCGAAGGGGCTTTTACAGACCCGGATTCCTATTTTCATAACTACGCGAAATTAACTAAAGAAGAAGCGATTAACACTGCCATGACATTGTGGAAAGAGATCAACTGGCTGAACTTAAAGCAAAATATTCTACCTACTCGTGAGCGCGCCAGTTTAATCCTGACAAAGAGTGCTAATCACGCGGTAGAAGAGGTCAGACTACGCAAATAA
- the birA gene encoding bifunctional biotin--[acetyl-CoA-carboxylase] ligase/biotin operon repressor BirA, whose product MKDNTVPLKLITLLANGEFHSGEQLGETLGMSRAAINKHIQTLRDWGVDVFTVPGKGYSLPEPIQLLNAEQILSQLDSGSVAVLPVIDSTNQYLLDRIGELKSGDACVAEYQQAGRGRRGRKWFSPFGANLYLSMFWRLEQGPAAAIGLSLVIGIVMAEVLRKLGADKVRVKWPNDLYLQDRKLAGILVELTGKTGDAAQIVIGAGINMAMRRVEENIVNQGWITLQEAGINLDRNALAAMLIRELRAALELFEQEGLAPYLSRWEKLDNFINRPVKLIIGDKEIFGISRGIDKQGALLLEQDGIIKPWMGGEISLRSAEK is encoded by the coding sequence ATGAAGGATAATACCGTTCCGCTAAAATTAATCACGTTATTAGCGAATGGCGAATTTCACTCTGGTGAGCAGCTGGGTGAAACGTTAGGAATGAGCCGGGCGGCCATTAATAAACATATTCAAACACTGCGTGACTGGGGCGTTGATGTCTTTACCGTTCCGGGTAAAGGATACAGCCTGCCTGAGCCCATCCAGTTACTTAATGCTGAACAGATATTGAGTCAGCTGGATAGCGGTAGTGTAGCCGTGCTGCCAGTTATTGACTCCACGAATCAGTATCTTCTTGATCGTATCGGAGAGCTTAAATCGGGTGATGCCTGCGTTGCTGAATACCAGCAGGCAGGACGTGGTCGCCGAGGGCGGAAATGGTTTTCACCTTTTGGCGCAAACTTATATTTGTCGATGTTCTGGCGTCTGGAACAAGGCCCGGCTGCGGCGATTGGTTTAAGTCTGGTTATCGGTATCGTGATGGCGGAAGTATTACGCAAGTTGGGCGCTGATAAAGTTCGTGTTAAATGGCCGAATGACCTCTATCTGCAGGATCGCAAGCTGGCAGGTATTCTTGTGGAGCTGACTGGCAAAACCGGCGATGCGGCGCAAATAGTCATTGGTGCCGGGATCAACATGGCAATGCGTCGTGTTGAAGAGAATATCGTTAATCAGGGGTGGATCACGCTGCAGGAAGCTGGGATCAATCTCGATCGTAATGCGTTGGCGGCCATGCTAATACGTGAATTACGTGCGGCGCTGGAACTCTTCGAGCAAGAAGGATTGGCACCTTATCTGTCGCGCTGGGAAAAACTGGATAATTTTATTAATCGCCCGGTGAAACTTATCATTGGTGATAAAGAAATATTTGGCATTTCACGCGGAATAGACAAACAAGGCGCTTTATTGCTTGAGCAGGATGGAATAATAAAACCCTGGATGGGCGGTGAAATATCCCTGCGTAGTGCAGAAAAATAA